A stretch of the Narcine bancroftii isolate sNarBan1 chromosome 14, sNarBan1.hap1, whole genome shotgun sequence genome encodes the following:
- the bnc1 gene encoding zinc finger protein basonuclin-1 isoform X2, which produces MTYDEEMVSLHQFLRFGETKSIVELMAIQEKEGNAVVVPTAKSNSDIRAFIENNNQTRNSSLSTHLEKVNPNSIHHFEKIVNNLAFMLPFQFFNPIQMPLLGTSPNSFLLDQSQEKLRETKQEMPIPMSKSFLVSTDVDSFQSTEENSQSSQDKITRDLKNDSTNDSSVVTSPSLSVTPNQELEQAQLHSHVSKVKAMDKPGSLTIKGRVYCSACEKTFYDKGTLKIHYNAVHLKIKHKCTVEGCNMVFSSLRSRNRHSSNPNPRLHMPTMKNSRDKDLRNCSLATVIQVNSKRFDVSNCSGTDSRSLTGFENPRSESNVQSNAQNAGHGAAFPNLKTVQPVLPFYRSLVSPAEIAIPQAALPPLPHAAASVQEQIPAREPVADPVPKKKSRKSSMPVKIEIETMEELEDPESGVSNCDRAAQLGSDNEFKDMKYDLERTGSGASYLSDVEEQAPKLQQPDVITADAQAINSGKSGIDPHHLENSDPYMKAKTVILSSYGDEQRESETDTGESLLSKSEGWLQADLLMNDYKMQYRLINGDFSRALMQQKARSLGCGSPTVNGCTCPQPDADHEDNQGTSNPNYCYVCKKVFKSSYSVKLHYKNVHLKEMHMCTVGGCNAAFPSRRSRDRHSANINLHHKLLTKGSYETQNNFFHSTPLSKELCEDLLARTQMVQTPVLLKGKNGNERFGFSLHGTQEPSIEAQGGDGFYSDTVLDLSTTSSVKSGSSIHSWDSDAGSEEGVPVNGDEGFERADTVAKDKLYQLSAMVDEPIDCLLQSPSTNSPIMCNVCQKMYSNKGTFRAHYKTVHLRQLHKCKVLGCNTMFSSVRSRNRHSQNPNLHKEVFCSSNENH; this is translated from the exons ATGACCTATGATGAAGAAATGGTCTCTCTGCACCAATTCCTTCGTTTTGGGGAAACCAAGTCCATTGTTGAACTCATGGCAATTCAAGAAAAGGAGGGAAATGCCGTGGTTGTCCCGACTGCTAAGAGCAACTCCGATATCAGAGCTTTCATAGAAAACAACAATCAAACTAGAAACTCCAGTCTGTCCACGCATTTGGAAAAAGTAAATCCAAACAGTATTCATCACTTTGAGAAAATAGTGAACAACCTGGCTTTTATGTTGCCCTTCCAATTTTTTAATCCTATTCAAATGCCTCTACTAGGAACGTCTCCCAATAGTTTTCTCCTTGACCAATCCCAAGAGAAACTCAGGGAAACGAAGCAGGAAATGCCAATCCCCATGAGCAAGAGTTTCCTTGTAAGCACTGATGTTGATTCATTTCAGAGCACTGAAGAAAATAGCCAGAGTTCCCAGGATAAGATTACTCGAGACCTGAAAAATGATTCCACCAATGACTCAAGTGTGGTGACATCCCCTTCGCTGAGTGTAACTCCAAACCAGGAGCTTGAGCAAGCGCAACTGCACTCTCATGTGTCTAAAGTCAAGGCCATGGATAAACCTGGCAGCCTCACAATCAAGGGGCGAGTTTACTGCAGTGCATGTGAGAAGACCTTTTATGATAAAGGCACATTGAAGATTCATTACAATGCCGTTCATCTGAAAATTAAACACAAGTGCACTGTTGAAGGTTGCAACATGGTTTTCAGTTCCCTGCGGAGTCGCAATCGCCACAGTTCGAATCCCAACCCCAGGCTTCATATGCCAACCATGAAAAATAGTCGTGACAAGGATCTAAGAAACTGCTCTTTAGCAACAGTTATCCAAGTCAACAGTAAGAGGTTTGATGTCAGTAACTGTTCCGGCACAGATTCCCGTTCCCTCACAGGGTTTGAGAATCCCCGATCGGAGTCGAATGTTCAGAGTAATGCTCAGAACGCTGGGCATGGCGCGGCCTTTCCAAACCTGAAGACGGTGCAACCGGTCCTTCCCTTCTACCGCAGCCTGGTGTCACCAGCTGAAATTGCCATCCCACAGGCGGCACTCCCACCGTTACCGCATGCAGCGGCTTCAGTCCAAGAGCAGATCCCAGCAAGGGAACCGGTCGCAGATCCCGTACCAAAGAAGAAATCCCGAAAGTCCAGCATGCCTGTCAAAATTGAGATCGAAACCATGGAGGAATTGGAGGATCCCGAAAGCGGAGTTTCTAACTGTGATCGGGCTGCACAACTTGGAAGCGATAATGAGTTCAAGGACATGAAATACGACTTGGAAAGAACAGGAAGTGGGGCAAGTTATTTGTCTGACGTGGAAGAACAGGCACCTAAATTGCAGCAGCCAGATGTAATAACCGCTGATGCCCAAGCAATTAACAGCGGAAAGTCGGGCATTGATCCGCACCACTTGGAGAATAGTGATCCTTACATGAAAGCAAAAACTGTCATACTTTCCTCCTATGGGGACGAGCAAAGGGAGAGTGAAACGGACACAGGGGAGAGCTTGTTATCCAAATCAGAAGGTTGGTTGCAGGCAGACCTGCTGATGAACGATTATAAAATGCAGTACAGGCTCATCAATGGAGACTTCAGCCGAGCGTTAATGCAGCAgaaggccagatcactgggctgTGGCAGTCCCACGGTGAATGGCTGTACATGTCCACAGCCAGATGCTGATCATGAAGATAATCAGGGTACCTCTAATCCGAACTATTGCTATGTCTGCAAGAAGGTGTTTAAGAGTTCTTACAGTGTTAAATTGCATTACAAAAATGTGCATCTGAAGGAGATGCACATGTGCACAGTTGGAGGTTGTAATGCAGCTTTCCCTTCAAGGCGCAGTAGAGACAG GCATAGTGCCAACATCAATCTTCATCACAAACTTCTGACCAAAGGATCGTATGAAACCCAAAATAACTTCTTCCATTCCACTCCTTTGTCAAAGGAACTTTGTGAAGATCTTCTGGCGCGAACCCAAATGGTTCAGACTCCGGTATTATTGAAAGGGAAAAACGGAAATGAGCGTTTTGGGTTTTCTCTCCATGGCACCCAAGAGCCATCCATCGAGGCGCAAGGAGGGGATGGCTTTTATAGTGACACTGTGCTGGATTTGAGCACCACCTCCAGTGTCAAATCCGGAAGCAGCATCCATTcgtgggattcagatgcggggagtgAAGAAGGGGTTCCTGTAAATGGTGATGAGGGCTTTGAAAGAGCGGATACAGTGGCAAAAGATAAGCTCTACCAGCTTTCTGCCATGGTCGACGAGCCAATCGACTGTTTATTACAGTCCCCTTCTACGAATTCGCCCATCATGTGCAACGTTTGCCAGAAGATGTATAGTAATAAAGGAACCTTCAGGGCTCATTACAAAACAGTGCACCTTCGCCAGTTGCACAAGTGCAAGGTGCTTGGTTGTAACACCATGTTCTCTTCTGTCCGGAGTCGAAACCGTCACAGCCAGAACCCTAATTTGCACAAAGAAGTGTTCTGCAGCTCCAATGAGAATCACTGA